In Clostridium sp. DL-VIII, the following proteins share a genomic window:
- a CDS encoding cell wall-binding protein: MSGYNIYVSDYNRTKVLQFPTIPKELPAFSSESKNEEFETYWDIPYNFIDKKGLLQGSWDDWLPRDASKYYYCKSKVNGKEIIDLIEDAKTNAEPIRLLITTKDGNYVNDTFSVEKFEHPIMKNGDYKYSLDLKQWREYNATITTTSTTIGWQQDSTGWYYYYDTAGSYYSDSWQLIDNEWYSFDPQGYARQTTWLQDGGNYYWLKEDCKMARNEWVYYNYTWYYFGSDGAMYYGGTYNIDGTDYTFDDSGAWIEG; the protein is encoded by the coding sequence ATGAGCGGATATAATATATATGTGAGTGATTATAATAGAACAAAAGTATTACAATTTCCTACGATACCTAAAGAGCTGCCAGCCTTTTCTAGTGAGAGTAAAAATGAAGAATTCGAGACTTATTGGGATATACCATATAACTTTATTGATAAAAAAGGATTATTGCAAGGCTCTTGGGACGATTGGTTGCCACGTGATGCAAGTAAATATTATTATTGCAAAAGCAAGGTCAATGGAAAAGAAATTATTGATTTAATTGAAGATGCTAAAACCAATGCCGAACCAATTAGGTTACTTATTACTACAAAGGATGGTAATTATGTAAATGATACTTTCAGTGTTGAAAAGTTCGAACATCCAATAATGAAAAATGGCGATTATAAATATAGCTTAGATCTTAAACAATGGAGAGAGTATAATGCTACAATAACTACTACGTCAACTACAATTGGATGGCAGCAGGATTCCACTGGATGGTATTACTATTATGATACAGCAGGGAGTTACTATTCTGATTCATGGCAGTTAATAGATAATGAATGGTATAGTTTTGATCCTCAAGGATATGCAAGGCAAACTACTTGGCTACAGGATGGAGGAAACTATTATTGGCTTAAAGAAGACTGCAAAATGGCACGTAATGAATGGGTATATTATAACTATACATGGTATTATTTTGGTTCAGATGGTGCTATGTATTATGGTGGAACATACAATATAGACGGAACTGATTACACATTCGATGATAGCGGCGCATGGATAGAAGGTTAG
- a CDS encoding DUF2577 family protein, which translates to MDDYRVGFAKMFNDRNNVDSPQFQIGKVVSLNPLKISISDGAAYFTEGQNLKVCETLKIMTGSIVINGESQTFSITRNLNVNDEVLCFPLNKKYFIAFDKV; encoded by the coding sequence ATGGATGATTATAGAGTTGGATTTGCTAAAATGTTTAATGATAGAAATAATGTAGATTCACCTCAATTTCAAATTGGAAAAGTAGTTTCTTTGAATCCATTAAAAATTTCAATATCAGATGGAGCAGCATATTTCACAGAAGGCCAAAATTTAAAAGTTTGTGAAACTCTTAAGATAATGACAGGATCAATTGTCATTAATGGAGAATCGCAAACTTTTTCTATTACAAGAAATTTAAATGTTAATGATGAAGTATTGTGTTTTCCATTAAATAAGAAATATTTTATAGCTTTTGATAAGGTATAG
- a CDS encoding DUF2634 domain-containing protein — protein MNTSNSINSNGKSPSFDFEIGDFVVKDGKVQMLTGYDALKQWIQKVLKTEKNKYKIYNTDDVEKYGVSLLELITSKYPIAYIQAQVETIVIEALLKNSNIKAVNNFVFVRDKMLLNCEFDVISIYGANTESVVI, from the coding sequence TTGAATACTTCAAATTCTATTAATAGTAATGGTAAATCTCCGAGTTTTGATTTTGAAATAGGAGACTTTGTAGTTAAAGACGGTAAAGTGCAAATGTTAACTGGATATGATGCACTTAAGCAATGGATACAGAAGGTTTTAAAAACTGAAAAGAATAAATATAAAATTTATAATACTGATGATGTAGAAAAATATGGAGTATCCTTATTAGAGCTTATCACTAGTAAGTATCCTATTGCTTATATACAAGCACAAGTTGAGACAATCGTTATAGAAGCATTATTAAAAAATTCTAATATTAAAGCTGTAAATAATTTTGTATTTGTTCGAGACAAAATGCTTTTAAATTGTGAATTTGATGTTATTAGTATCTATGGAGCAAATACCGAAAGTGTGGTGATTTAA